The DNA window CCGGCACTATAACACGAATTATATCGCATCCTGGTACCTGGTGCGGGGCGGCCTGAGCCTGGACGCGGACGGCAACTTGCGGCAGAAAAACCCCAGTTGCGCTGACAACACTCCGATCGGTCTGAACTCCACGCTGGGGCCGCTTCGGCTTTCCCACCTGGAAAACGCCATCGCCTCCCGGTCCTTTATTCCGCTACTGGGCGACGCCGCTCCGATGTCGGCCGACCGCACGCTGACGGCCAATCTGGGCAAGTTCACCACGGGCGAACAACTGGCCCAGTCCTTCACTCGCGGCCCGGTCCTGAACCCTTCGATGGCTTACCCGGCCGCTTTCGCCAGCGGCACGGCCAAGAGCGTGTGGTGGGCGACCTGGGCCAAAGGAACGCTCCAGGATTATCGCGGCTTTGCCCCGGTGCATCGCGGCTCCTGTAACGTGCTGTTCGCCGACGGTTCCGTGCGAGCCCTGGTCGACGCCAACGACGACGGCCTGCTGAACAACGGCTTCACCGCCACCGCGGCCAATGGCTACACCAGTTCCGAACTGGAGTTCGTCAACGCCGAGCTGGAAAGCATTTACTCCCTGGCGGATCGTCCGGCCCACGAAATGGCGCCCTGATCCAACGCCACAGGAAAGTTGACGCCATGAGTTTTCGACACCGAGATTGAAAGTCCTGAGAGATTTTTGCACTGAGTTTGCTTCAAGAGTGAATCTGTACGGAGAGTTTTCAGCACTGAGAGTTTTCTGACGCCAAGAGTTTTCCGCACTGAGTTTTTGA is part of the Lignipirellula cremea genome and encodes:
- a CDS encoding DUF1559 family PulG-like putative transporter, with the protein product MNRQSLNEGVFPHTRMLRKERGVTLVELLVVVAIIALLASILTPALHIARERARQAQCLSQLKEIGRSMMVHATNGNGELCSGAFDWQRDGCVTEVGWVADSVNEGVPIGEMLCASNPSQVSDVYFQLLNVASAASTCTDLLGSDVKLAPDGSRIFNACRAILTPDDGMGGFGAPLAVNSEARAQVITERILNRHYNTNYIASWYLVRGGLSLDADGNLRQKNPSCADNTPIGLNSTLGPLRLSHLENAIASRSFIPLLGDAAPMSADRTLTANLGKFTTGEQLAQSFTRGPVLNPSMAYPAAFASGTAKSVWWATWAKGTLQDYRGFAPVHRGSCNVLFADGSVRALVDANDDGLLNNGFTATAANGYTSSELEFVNAELESIYSLADRPAHEMAP